A region of the Stigmatopora nigra isolate UIUO_SnigA chromosome 10, RoL_Snig_1.1, whole genome shotgun sequence genome:
ctcttgtaGACGATCAAGTGAAATCGAGGCCCAGCCAACCAAAAAACATCATCGTCAAATTAGTAAGTCCATTCAAATCAATCTTTTATTGCTATATTGTgtgcaaaatattcaaatatttttatagcattCATTTGAATGCTATAAAAAAGGATTAGGTAAAAATTTATTTGAGGAAAATGATGGGATTTTTATGTGTTGGTATTTTTTACGGTCCCTGTCAATTAAATCAAGTCATGACCAGAAGAACCTGAAACCTCTCCCTGAATTTTAGTTGAgttattttcataaataatgCCACTGGTTTGTTTTCCCGGGCCAGTAACGGCACCATTTCCCATTTTGGCTTTGTTTTGAAAGCTGCTTCGTCAATACTCAAATGGAATTCCATCACGGCGATAAGATCTGCCTCTCTCTAAACTTTAATTTCCAGCCACCGAGCCTTTCCTCATCCCCGTAGATTTCAACCCTgacccaaacaaaacaaaacacacacacacacaagcccatcattggctgccattgacgccacTAGAGGTCCAATCTATTTCTAGATACTTCTCCACTCTATTCCCAATAGGAAAATCAGTTTTaaacttggaagaaaaaaagtatttctttaaCGTTAGTCAAAACTACAGTTGGTTACATTTTGAGTTCACATCGCCCTCTGTTGGGGAACAAAAGATACAATGGACATTTTTTCAGGGCTGCCTTTTGAAAACTTAAGCGCGCAAGTATATTTgtcacgcaaaaaaaaacacgtgacaaaagatgaaaaacatacacacccccaaaacaaatttgaatgataAAACTGTCCTTTTATTAACACCTCACCTTCATTTTGTAACGTGTTACGAAGCACGTTGTGTAAAACTAACGACACTTCCCGTCACGGCGTGGCGAGGATGATCAAAATAAGACGGACTCCCAGTCTAAATCAAAAcccaacttttattttgatagtTCAAAGCGGAAAAGCCGGAAGGAAACTCGAGCGCCGACTTGCCGAGAGGACGAGAGAAAAAAGATGGCGGCAGCCTTACGAGTCGCGGTGCTCCCGGGCAGCGGCAGAGCCCTCCTGCGAACCCCACAAACCATCACCACGCCCAAGGTACGCCACCCGCACCCTCTGATGTCGTTCGCCTGGCGAAAATAGCACAAAAAGTGTTGATTTTTGCCTTTGGAAAGTTGAGCTAATCCTCGAGCTAACGCCAGTAGCCGCTGGTTGGGTTAGACAAGGTCACCCGTCTTGTGTCCTCTTCTACTAACTTAACCGCTGCATGATTTGTGGAGAATACATTTTACCATGTCAGCTTTTCACCCACGTAATTTGGTAGTATATTGGTCATTGGAGGTGGATAGTATGACTTGATAAGTCTCCGTGTTTATTAGCCATCCGGCTTTGCGGTATTATTTCACGTTCGGCCATGCCGGATACACTTAAAAAGGGTCGATTGGTTTCCTTTTGAGTTGTGTTTGCGATGCTGACTTTAGTGAGAAGGACAATTTTTCGAGTAACCAAGGGCAGTGCGGGTTGCTGACTTGGCTATGTAATGCTAACTTGCTAGCAGCGTCCGCCTGAAGAATCCAATGGACTTCCGGTGAGAAACCCcgtgttttatatatttttttcttccccaaccTCGTTTAGAGTTCTGCAATCCAAAATATCCGGCTGCCCACATTGTATGTCCGTTTTTTAAAACGTCTCTTTCCCACCACGCCAGACGCCGTAAACCATTGATGTCATTCcaacatggggaaaaaatggggtTGTACCCAATCCAATTGCgttatttgtaataaaaaaaaaaagctaagacTGACCCGGAAGGAGCTGCAGATTCCCATTAGCGCGTTACCCACGGGCTGGAAAACCTGGTGCTGATGTCACAGGGTTAGTACGCATCGATCAAGAACATTTGATTGACGAGCCGCCATCTTTTTTGGTGCACATAGGCCAAGATGTCGTTTGCCAGCCTCCCCCGCGGGCAGAAGGCGGCTCTGACGGCGCTGGGCGTGGCGGGCGCCGGCGCGGCCGGCCTGGCGCTGGCGTTGCAGCGCTCGGTGAAGGCTTCGGACCTGGAGCTCCACCCGCCCAACTACCCCTGGAGCCACGGCGGGCCGCTCTCCTCCCTGGATCATGCCAGGTGGGACCACCTTTCTCTCCCATTTTCAATCAACCTGTACTCGTATCTATTATGTAAAACAGTGTCTATGTTAATGCTGAACTCATTTCAATGGATGTTGGAAGCCACTGgcgggcggccatgttggtacaGACAACGTTCCCATTAAAGTTAGGACCGGCTTGTTTTATCGtctgtcattttaaaatcaatggaCGTCCAAACCACTggtcttttttttgggtgaatgaCGCCCCCgaccccaccccacccctcaaacatgttttttttttgctcttcgcAGCGTTCGTCGCGGCTACCAGGTGTACAAGCAGGTGTGCTCGGCCTGCCACAGCATGGAGTACCTGGCCTTCCGCAACCTGGTGGGCGTGTCGCACACCGAGGAGGAAGCCAAGACCCTTGCAGAGGATGTGAGTTTCCCGCCGCGCCCGGCCACGCCCCACCCCATTTGACCTTCCCCCGACCTCATCTCAGGTGGAGGTGGTGGACGGGCCCGACGAGACGGGCGAGATGTTCACCCGGCCCGGCAAGCTCTCCGACTACTTCCCCAAGCCGTACGCCAACCCCGAGGCGGCCCGCGTGGCCAACAATGGCGCCCTGCCGCCCGACCTCAGCTACATCGTCAACGCCAGGTAGGCCGCGGCGGGCTCGAAACGGACCAAAACGCGGGCGCGCTTTTGACACCCGGTCACCCCGCCCGCTCAGGCACGGAGGCGAGGACTACGTGTTCAGCCTGCTGACGGGCTACTGCGAGCCCCCCGCCGGCGTGGCCGTCAGGGAGGGCCTCTACTACAACCCTTACTTTCCCGGACAGGCCATCGGCATGGCCCCGCCCATCTACAACGAGATCCTGGAATACGAAGACGGTGAGCCCAAAAATGCCTTGAGACaaaggtgtcagactcgggttgcttggatactcttgattttaatttgatcctaaaactgaaagtggtgattgactttcccgggccgcacaaaatgatgaggtgggccacatttggcccccgggccgccactttgacacctgttggCGAACAGGTCGGATGCCTGCCACGTGGTCCCGTGTTTATGGCCATTGTGGTCTTATCTCCTTAGGGACCCCCGCCACCATGAGCCAAGTGGCCAAGGACGTGTGCACCTTCTTGAGGTGGGCGTCGGAACCCGAGCACGACCAGCGCAAACGCATGGGCCTCAAGGTAAGACTGGTGGGATCTCCACCGTCCAATCTGGCCAAAATGTCAAGCgctctttcttttttccttcccGTCGTCGCAGCTTCTGATGGGGTCGGCCATCTTGGTGCCGCTCCTCTACTACATGAAACGACACAGGTGGGCGGTCCTGAAGAGCAGGAAGATCGCGTACCGGCCGCCCAAATGAACGGCGGAGGAACGCCGCCAGCGAGCGTGACAAAGTCGTCCCGTCTTTTCCATGGTGTTTATTACACAAACAAGATAGGTAACAAAGTCGTCGCCGCGTCCACGACCTCCGATGGCTGACATTTCTTTGTTAATTACTCCAACACGCATCTCTCTGTTTTACTgtacaaaataaattatatcAAAGAAATGGAAGGAAATATCAAATGCCAGTCGTTGTCGGTCacacaaaacattccaaaaagaaaATTTACTGGAGAAAAGTTGCTGCgcgccaaaacaaaaaaaaaaacaatcatatttGTTAACATTCAAGTGGAAAAAATGGCACTTTGACCACTCCCTGTTAAAACGCAAGCATTTAGAGCCACTCTTCCCAGATCGTAATATTGGAACACTTACAGGTGTTCTTACTGTCCATTTAAGGACATTTCCATGAGAAATCACGTAACTCATGTCCCCAACAACACCAATTTTAATTTATAGAAAAAATTCAAACGGTTGAAGTAAGTAGCCTACAAAAGGTCACTGCAGACTTGAGTCGTTCTAAGCCCGAGCACAAAAAGTTGGACAGTGAACAAGAACGAAACAAAAACCATTGGCTGGCGACCACTCCAAGTCTGGATTGTCCCCTCTGAACAAAATGAGTGGCACGTGTAGTACAAAAGATGGATTCCTGGCGTGGACCCAttcgaaaaaaaatccattagagTTCCTCGTTAGTGTTCACATTCTTCAAGTGGCGCAAGATGGGAGGAAAAAGTGCAGAGGAGGATGtcgctccctttttttttttttttttacttgagcaCCAACGTGGCCTCCGAGCCGTCTCTCCTCTTGGGGTAGAGTCCGTGGACCAGGTGGTACTCTCGCCTCAAAAAGGCGTAGAAGTAGTCCGACACCAGCAGCACCTAAAAACAAGCCAGACAAACGGGAGAGGAAAGGACATGATTGGTCTCTATTGCCCTCAGTAATATTATGGTAGCCTGTTTTTCAGTCGAGCCCATTTTGGACCGACCTGAGCGATGTTGAAGAGCAACGTGGTGGCGTAGTAGAAGTTGGAGTTGGCGCTCCCGGCGTAAATCCACAGATGCCACAAGACGGGGAAGAGCGCCGAACACGCCAGCAGCACGCAGGACACCAGGAACAAGTTGCGAAGGACTGACAAAGAAGGACAAAAAGACGGGACTCGAGTCGGCGGGGCCATGGAGAACCGCGTGGCTCGACTCACATCTTCCCAGGTGACTCCAGACGGGCAGGAAGGCCATGTAGAGCGTCAGGTCACCCACCGTGGGGTACGACTTGAAGATGGAGATGATGGCCAGCTGCATGAAGATGAGGAAGACCGGATGCTCCCTGGGAAACAGACACATTGGGTGGGGTAAGAGGGCGCCAGTGTTTgagttgggggaaaaaaaatgatgtccttCAAAAAAGACTATCCATTTCAAGGGGATGTGGCACTCACTTTAGCTTGATGGACAGCGGGATGGTGTAGATGAAGACGTTGATCTGGAAGACGCACAGGAAGAAGAGACGGAAGTGTTCGAACATCTCGGCAAAGAAGTACCAGAAGAGGCCGATGTTGGGCGTCAGGTCGGGAACCGACAGGCTGAGAACAAAAAGGACCGTTAGTACTCGGCAGGCAGGCCAAAATTCCCCGTCGGAGAAGCCTTCTACTTCGTTGACCAAAATAGCCCGTGTCTACTCACATGAAGCCGTAGACGGAGGGCAAGAAGTCCCAGGAACCCAGCAGGAAGAAGGACAGGCCCACCATGACCATCAGGCTGCCCAGGTACATGAAGGCGTACTGGGCCACCAACCACCAGAAGCTTATCCGCCGCACGTTGACGGGGATGAACTGgcgcttcaaaaaaaaaaaaaaaatagaagaaacctCCTTTGCTTTTTGCCAGCcactaaacaaaaacaactcccATCCACAGTGGGGCGCTCACCTGCATGAAATAGAGCAGCGCAGGGGCACAAAGCATGACCGGGTAGACGCTCTGGTAGGTGGCCAACGCCAGGAAAATGGCGCTCAGCAAGATGTTTCCTGCCGAGGCCAAGCGTGAGCCGAGGCGGCGGTGGCGTTACGCCAAAACGCCGTCATCGCTTTACCTTTGATGGTGGCCAGGATGAAGAGCGAGAGGACGGCGTTGTTCAGGCCGCACGTGGACTTGGCCACGCAGGACAGAACGCCGAACGGGTTGAGGAGGTAACTGaagggagggagaaaaaaaaaaagagagttgGGATACATCATTGGTTGCCCCTACTAAGGTGGCCTCAGGGCAGCCATCTTAGTAGGGGCAACCCGCCTCTACTGATGGAAAAGAAAAGGACAGTTAATTATTGTCCGCTACTCACAACATGGCCACCTTGAGGGGGACGTAATGCATCTCTTTGGGGCTCCGGACCAGCTCGTGGCAGTCGGCGGGATAGCGCTCCGCTTCCAGGGCAAACTTTTGCTTCCTGAACTGGAAGCACGGCCGCAGAGGGCGCGTCAGCGCCGCTTTTAGCCCACGTTTTCACCCACCGCCCAGGCTTTTTCCTCACCACTTGTTTGTTGTAGTCCTGCACGGCGTAGTAGAGAGCCACCGCCGCCATCAAGTCTGCCAGCTGAGAAgaaaaaggagtaaaaaaacgCTGGATGCCTACTTACTGAACAACAAACGAGGTAATTCCATTTCTAGGCTCCCCAAAAAGTTTTAATATGCCACTTTTGGAGCGTTTAAGTCACTTTACTCACCACAAATGTAATATCTGCGTAGTCCACCAGGAAGTGGAAGAGGTAGATGATGAGGGGAGTCTAAAAATTGCGAGTTAGTGTCAAAAATGAGCTTCCAATGTTGTCATTCCATCTGGTGAAAATTTGAAATACCTCATGAAAGACATCTCCGGCGTACGGCGACACTCCCAAATCCAGCAAAGCCAAGCCTTCAATCACTGTAAACAAAACGCGCCGTAACTTTTTAGGTAATCCGGAAAATATGTACttctttgttttattaataACTCATCTTTAGGGACGtttattcatataaaaaatggaaacccTTTTAACAGTACTATTGTTgttccttttgtttttcaaaaatcaTAATACGCAAAAGTAACTGTAAAgatatgtagtagtagtaacgtCTTTCCAACGTTTTTAATGACAGGAAACAAGACAATTAACTTcaatattgatttttgtttgtttcctgtGTGTGGACGCATGGCGGAAGTGGGAACATCCGGGCACTTTCTTACAACGCTTGCTCAAGAATTATTGGCGTTAATGTACAATAACTTTCAAAGGTTTTCGGGACAACGTATATTTGTTCATATTGTTTGACTTCTTCAGCACATGGAAAACGCTGATGCTTCATTATTTAATCACTATGTTGACTTGACAATTAAACCGGCTGTCAAATCGGGACACTAGCGAAGATTTCCCGTGCAATTTAGCCTCTCAAAAGAGCCCCCGAATGTCCCCCAGGCGTACCTCTTTTCCAGGCAGTTAACGGGGACACAACCTCCACCCTCTCGGCGATAAACTGCGCCAAAGTGGAGCTAAAAAGAGCTGCGCGGATAGAGACGGCCACAATCAGCAAGAGCGTCAATGGAGCCGCCATCTTTGCGTGCCCACTTTCTCGCGTGGCACGACGGGAAATTGAGTCCTTGGGGAAGGTCGCAAATAGTTCACAACAAATACTTGGTTAAACAgcgcaattattatttttgggattatcgttttaattttaattaggtatttaataagtttttttgtttgaagaGAAATAAATTGCTACGTTGACTTCGAATGTGTGGGGAGAGAAAGGTGAGGGAAGAAAAGCCTGGCTAACGTTTTGAGGGGGACATTTTAGGTGGTCGGATCAAAACACGACCAAAGAAGACAACAGACTTCTTTCGGCTCTcttttcatggacaaaatagaaCTGTAGCTTGACGAATTCGTTTGAATTGGTTCTGATTAATCAGAGAAACGAAGTTCTACCGTAAGCAATTCTGTTAAGTTCGAATAAAACTGCGGAAGA
Encoded here:
- the cyc1 gene encoding cytochrome c1, heme protein, mitochondrial → MAAALRVAVLPGSGRALLRTPQTITTPKAKMSFASLPRGQKAALTALGVAGAGAAGLALALQRSVKASDLELHPPNYPWSHGGPLSSLDHASVRRGYQVYKQVCSACHSMEYLAFRNLVGVSHTEEEAKTLAEDVEVVDGPDETGEMFTRPGKLSDYFPKPYANPEAARVANNGALPPDLSYIVNARHGGEDYVFSLLTGYCEPPAGVAVREGLYYNPYFPGQAIGMAPPIYNEILEYEDGTPATMSQVAKDVCTFLRWASEPEHDQRKRMGLKLLMGSAILVPLLYYMKRHRWAVLKSRKIAYRPPK
- the pigu gene encoding phosphatidylinositol glycan anchor biosynthesis class U protein, which gives rise to MAAPLTLLLIVAVSIRAALFSSTLAQFIAERVEVVSPLTAWKRVIEGLALLDLGVSPYAGDVFHETPLIIYLFHFLVDYADITFVLADLMAAVALYYAVQDYNKQVFRKQKFALEAERYPADCHELVRSPKEMHYVPLKVAMFYLLNPFGVLSCVAKSTCGLNNAVLSLFILATIKGNILLSAIFLALATYQSVYPVMLCAPALLYFMQRQFIPVNVRRISFWWLVAQYAFMYLGSLMVMVGLSFFLLGSWDFLPSVYGFILSVPDLTPNIGLFWYFFAEMFEHFRLFFLCVFQINVFIYTIPLSIKLKEHPVFLIFMQLAIISIFKSYPTVGDLTLYMAFLPVWSHLGRFLRNLFLVSCVLLACSALFPVLWHLWIYAGSANSNFYYATTLLFNIAQVLLVSDYFYAFLRREYHLVHGLYPKRRDGSEATLVLK